A region of the Desulfobacter postgatei 2ac9 genome:
GGTGTAGGCATTGATCACATACAATCGTCCGGATGGCGTGTGTACACATGCCTTTGAATAACTGCCCAGCTTGGACCTGTCGCCGGATGCCGTCGCAAGGTCCGCTTCCCAGGCCTGGGGGAAATGGGTGCGGATCTGTCTGGCAATTCCGGCGCCCATGGTGCAAAAACAATTGCAGCCGTGAATGATTACATCAAAGCGCCCTTCTTTGGCCAGGTGAATTAGATTTCCTTTTACGCATTTCATGGGTATTCGGTCCTATTAACATTTGTTCCATTTTTCATAAATTATCCTTTTTAATATCAAAAACCAACGGGATAATAGTGGGAAACGCAAATAAACTTGCAATGGGAAGCAACTTTTTTTATAGTCGAAAGGATTATTGGGAATAACAGCCATGGACTGGTCTGGTCGATCAAAGCCCAGGCTCAGCCCACAACAAAGCTTGAAAGATCTGAGGAGCTTACCCAGACTTTCTTAAAAATAAAAATAACCAGTGGAGGGGAAAATGAAAAAAGGTGTTGTGAGTCTGTTGGCATTAATTTTTTGTATGGTAACGGTTCTTCCTTTGGCTTATGCGAAGACCCAGTTTGTAACAATTGGCACCGGGGGTCTTACCGGTGTCTATTATCCCACAGGTGGCGCTATTGCCAAAATGGTCAACAATAAAAAGAGAGAATATGGAATTCGTGCAACGGTGGAATCAACCGGCGGATCGGCTTTTAACATTAACGCGATTATGAGTGGAGATCTTGAATTCGGTATTGCCCAGTCAGACAAGCAGTTCCAGGCGATGAAGGGCCTTGCCGAATGGGCGGAGAGAGGTCCGCAAGCGGATCTTCGTTCAGTTTTCTCTATTCATGATGAAGCAGTCACATTGATTTCTGCAGTTGAAAGCCAAATTAAAGATGCTTCAGACTTAAAGGGGAAAATTGTTAACCTTGGGAATCCCGGTTCCGGGCAGCTTGAAAATGCCATTGAGATTTTGGAGACACTTGGAATTGATCCTGAAAAGGATGTTACTGCAGAATATATAAAGGCTTCTGAAGCTCCTAGTATTCTGCAAGACGGTCGTATTGATGCGTTCTTCTATACGGTGGGCCATCCGAATGGTGCTATCACAGAG
Encoded here:
- a CDS encoding TAXI family TRAP transporter solute-binding subunit, coding for MKKGVVSLLALIFCMVTVLPLAYAKTQFVTIGTGGLTGVYYPTGGAIAKMVNNKKREYGIRATVESTGGSAFNINAIMSGDLEFGIAQSDKQFQAMKGLAEWAERGPQADLRSVFSIHDEAVTLISAVESQIKDASDLKGKIVNLGNPGSGQLENAIEILETLGIDPEKDVTAEYIKASEAPSILQDGRIDAFFYTVGHPNGAITEATSGARKVRFTSITGVDSMLKKYPYFSKTIIRASMYPGAQNDADTETIGMKATLVTSAKVPEDVVYAITKEVFENFEEFKKLHPAYATLTREGMLTGLPAPLHAGAEKYYKEVGLMK
- a CDS encoding macro domain-containing protein translates to MKCVKGNLIHLAKEGRFDVIIHGCNCFCTMGAGIARQIRTHFPQAWEADLATASGDRSKLGSYSKACVHTPSGRLYVINAYTQYHYSGDGVLVDYDAIKKVFSALKKQFSGNRMAYPKIGAGLAKGDWNMISKIIDSALDGQAHTLVELR